From Amyelois transitella isolate CPQ chromosome 2, ilAmyTran1.1, whole genome shotgun sequence:
AAGACGGCACAGAAATACACTAGAACACAGAATGTCTTGCGATTTTCATTTCACAAATTCACTGCCTTCTGAAATCCGATCATCGCATAACAAAAGTAAAGATGGATTCGATCACATCATCCAAGTCCTTGCTGAAAGGCGACATTGGCGAAAGCTGAGCTTCATATCCAACTGTCTTCTTCTTCCCAGCTACCTCAAGATGGTGCGGCCCAACTAGATTCACTTTATCTCCTTTCCATCGCTTCCCGATCGAAACATTGCCGTTAGCACCAACCAGATTTATATTCCCGTAGTTGTCAGCGACTTCTACGAAGCAATCGTTGCCGATCACTTCCACTTCTCCTTGGTTGCAGGTCACTCGCACTATGCAATTGTTGCCAACAACTTTCAGGCGGGATGCGTTGATCTGCATCGTCACTTTCTTCTTGTTTCCGACGACTGAGTAGgccttcatttttattttgagtttgGAAGGTGTCAGAGACTGCgaccggttttttttttaaattaaattctctTTAAGCGGTGGAGTTTGAATTTAGAATGAATCAGATCGAGCGCGCGCGTGCGTTATATAGGCGGCGCGCACGCGTGATCCCCGCTCGGGGAGTGCCCTGACGCCGCGTCACTCATTGAGCACGAGTTTGTAGGTGGCCAGTTACAATCTAGTTTTATGTGggatttttttcttcgtat
This genomic window contains:
- the LOC106143057 gene encoding uncharacterized protein LOC106143057 yields the protein MKAYSVVGNKKKVTMQINASRLKVVGNNCIVRVTCNQGEVEVIGNDCFVEVADNYGNINLVGANGNVSIGKRWKGDKVNLVGPHHLEVAGKKKTVGYEAQLSPMSPFSKDLDDVIESIFTFVMR